The Thermobispora bispora DSM 43833 genome window below encodes:
- a CDS encoding DUF721 domain-containing protein, which yields MSDETPEVPRSIGEGRQSPAAAAARGAALARAKLAEAKADAARRGRLPRTEPRRDGGARPQPRGSGDPQPFARAIRELLAARGWERQAAIGGVFGRWAEIVGPELAAHTRPVSFADGELVVATDSTAWATQVRLLAGTLVRRLNEELGDGTVARVKVHGPGTGPRPAGPLRVRGGRGPRDTYG from the coding sequence GTGTCCGATGAGACCCCGGAGGTTCCCCGTTCCATCGGCGAGGGACGGCAGTCGCCGGCAGCGGCGGCCGCCCGGGGCGCCGCGCTGGCGCGGGCGAAGCTCGCCGAGGCCAAGGCCGACGCGGCGCGGCGGGGGCGGCTCCCCCGGACCGAGCCGCGGCGGGACGGCGGCGCCCGGCCGCAGCCGCGGGGCTCCGGCGATCCGCAGCCGTTCGCCCGGGCGATCCGCGAGCTGCTCGCCGCCCGGGGGTGGGAGCGGCAGGCCGCGATCGGCGGGGTGTTCGGCCGCTGGGCGGAGATCGTCGGCCCCGAGCTCGCCGCGCACACCCGGCCGGTGAGCTTCGCCGACGGCGAGCTGGTGGTGGCCACGGACTCGACCGCGTGGGCCACCCAGGTGCGGCTGCTCGCGGGCACGCTCGTCCGGCGGCTCAACGAGGAACTCGGCGACGGCACGGTCGCCCGGGTCAAGGTGCACGGCCCCGGCACCGGGCCGCGCCCGGCGGGCCCGCTGCGGGTGCGCGGCGGCCGCGGCCCGCGCGACACCTACGGCTGA
- a CDS encoding DUF3566 domain-containing protein gives MSETGKPRTPGAPVEGAARPASSSKQDAVSEAKGVTGATSASAKAAPADKATETVRVRPPAADRKWQGEPARNGGEPADGASGTESTAVYPRPSFDRPVASGGSPTPGAPPAGPAPARSGADGAAQQGQRPAAFGAAESQAAGQKSNRTPRRAHLVVRRIEPWSAMKFSFIISLVAFVVLFVAVAVLYGVLSSLGVFSTIIDTVTQLTGSGENGQQPVFDIASWFDPVRILGYTALVGAVNVVLITALSTIGAVIYNLSAELVGGIEVTLTESE, from the coding sequence ATGAGCGAGACCGGCAAACCGCGGACGCCCGGCGCACCCGTGGAGGGCGCGGCACGCCCGGCGTCGTCGTCGAAGCAGGATGCGGTGAGCGAGGCCAAGGGCGTCACCGGCGCCACGTCGGCCTCCGCCAAGGCGGCACCTGCCGATAAGGCCACCGAGACGGTCCGCGTCCGTCCGCCGGCGGCGGACCGGAAGTGGCAGGGAGAGCCGGCCAGGAACGGCGGCGAGCCTGCGGACGGTGCCAGCGGCACCGAGTCGACCGCGGTCTACCCGAGGCCCTCGTTCGACCGGCCGGTGGCCTCGGGCGGTTCGCCCACGCCCGGCGCACCTCCCGCGGGGCCCGCACCGGCCAGGTCCGGGGCGGACGGCGCGGCGCAGCAGGGTCAGCGCCCGGCCGCCTTCGGCGCCGCCGAGAGCCAGGCGGCGGGCCAGAAGAGCAACCGCACCCCGCGGCGGGCGCACCTCGTGGTGCGCCGGATCGAGCCGTGGTCGGCGATGAAGTTCAGCTTCATCATCTCCCTCGTCGCCTTCGTGGTGCTGTTCGTCGCGGTGGCCGTGCTGTACGGCGTCCTGTCGTCGCTCGGCGTCTTCTCGACGATCATCGACACCGTGACCCAGCTCACCGGCAGCGGGGAGAACGGCCAGCAGCCCGTGTTCGACATCGCGAGCTGGTTCGACCCGGTGCGGATCCTCGGCTACACCGCACTGGTCGGCGCGGTGAACGTCGTGCTCATCACCGCCCTCTCGACGATCGGTGCCGTGATCTACAACCTGTCGGCCGAACTGGTCGGCGGTATCGAGGTCACGCTCACCGAGTCCGAGTGA
- the gyrB gene encoding DNA topoisomerase (ATP-hydrolyzing) subunit B, with amino-acid sequence MEAVRKRPGMYIGSTGERGLHHLVYEIVDNAVDEALAGHNDRIDVTLLADGGVRVADRGRGIPVGIVPSEGRPAVEVVFTVLHAGGKFDRKSYAVSGGLHGVGASVVNALSKRLEVEVRTDGHVWRQSYVQAKPTGPLQKGEPTDDHGTTVTFWPDETIFETTTWNFETLSRRFQEMAFLNKGLTITLTDERPEYINGEPKVVTYHYEGGLADFVTYLNSKKEPIHGSVIYFEEHGDGISVEVAMQWNASYTESVYTFANTINTAEGGTHEEGFRAALTSVVNRYAREQRYLKEGKDDNLTGDDVREGLAAIISVKLANPQFEGQTKTKLGNTEAKSFVQKACNDHLRDWFERNPGEAKEIINKAIQASRARIAARQARDLTRRKSLLESGSGLPGKLADCQWSDPEKCELFIVEGDSAGGSAKGGRDPRFQAILPIRGKILNVEKARIDKVLRNNEIQALITALGTGVHDDFDISKLRYHKLILMADADVDGQHITTLLLTLLFRFMRPLIEAGHVYLAQPPLYKIKWDRKGEDASYAYSDRERDAIIEAGIAQGKRDPRLHDGVQRFKGLGEMNASQLWETTMNPETRILRQVTLDDAAQADELFSVLMGEDVEARRQFIIRNARDVRFLDV; translated from the coding sequence CTGGAAGCGGTCCGCAAGCGCCCGGGGATGTACATCGGATCTACGGGTGAGCGCGGCCTGCACCACCTGGTGTACGAGATCGTCGACAATGCGGTCGACGAGGCACTCGCAGGGCACAACGACCGCATCGACGTGACCCTGCTCGCCGACGGCGGTGTCCGCGTCGCGGACCGCGGGCGGGGCATCCCGGTCGGCATCGTCCCCTCCGAGGGACGGCCGGCCGTCGAGGTCGTGTTCACCGTGCTCCACGCGGGCGGCAAGTTCGACCGCAAGTCCTACGCCGTCTCCGGCGGCCTGCACGGGGTCGGCGCCTCGGTCGTCAACGCCCTGTCCAAGCGGCTCGAGGTCGAGGTCCGCACCGACGGGCACGTCTGGCGGCAGTCGTACGTCCAGGCGAAGCCGACCGGGCCCCTGCAGAAGGGCGAGCCCACCGACGACCACGGCACGACGGTCACCTTCTGGCCCGACGAGACCATCTTCGAGACCACCACCTGGAACTTCGAGACGCTCTCGCGCCGGTTCCAGGAGATGGCCTTCCTCAACAAGGGTCTGACGATCACCCTCACCGACGAGCGGCCGGAGTACATCAACGGCGAACCCAAGGTGGTGACGTACCACTACGAGGGCGGTCTCGCCGACTTCGTCACCTACCTCAACTCCAAGAAGGAGCCGATCCACGGCTCGGTCATCTACTTCGAGGAGCACGGGGACGGGATCTCGGTCGAGGTCGCCATGCAGTGGAACGCCTCGTACACCGAGTCCGTCTACACGTTCGCCAACACGATCAACACGGCCGAGGGCGGCACCCACGAGGAGGGCTTCCGCGCCGCGCTGACCAGCGTGGTCAACCGGTACGCGCGCGAGCAGCGGTACCTCAAGGAAGGCAAGGACGACAACCTCACCGGCGACGACGTCCGCGAGGGCCTCGCCGCGATCATCTCGGTGAAGCTCGCCAACCCTCAGTTCGAGGGGCAGACCAAGACCAAGCTCGGCAACACCGAGGCGAAGTCGTTCGTCCAGAAGGCCTGCAACGACCACCTGCGCGACTGGTTCGAGCGGAACCCGGGCGAGGCGAAGGAGATCATCAACAAGGCGATCCAGGCCTCCCGCGCCCGGATCGCCGCCCGGCAGGCGCGCGATCTCACCCGGCGGAAGTCGCTGCTGGAGAGCGGCTCCGGGCTGCCCGGCAAGCTCGCCGACTGCCAGTGGTCGGATCCGGAGAAGTGCGAGCTGTTCATCGTCGAGGGCGACTCGGCCGGCGGCTCGGCCAAGGGCGGCCGCGACCCCCGGTTCCAGGCGATCCTGCCGATCCGGGGGAAGATCCTCAACGTCGAGAAGGCGCGGATCGACAAGGTCCTCCGGAACAACGAGATCCAGGCGCTGATCACGGCGCTCGGCACCGGGGTCCACGACGACTTCGACATCTCGAAGCTCCGGTACCACAAGCTGATCCTGATGGCCGACGCCGACGTCGACGGGCAGCACATCACCACGCTCCTGCTCACCCTGCTGTTCCGCTTCATGCGTCCGCTGATCGAGGCCGGCCACGTCTACCTCGCCCAGCCGCCCCTCTACAAGATCAAGTGGGACCGCAAGGGCGAGGATGCCTCGTACGCCTACTCGGACCGGGAGCGCGACGCGATCATCGAGGCCGGGATCGCGCAGGGCAAGCGGGATCCGCGGCTCCACGACGGCGTGCAGCGCTTCAAGGGTCTCGGTGAGATGAACGCCTCCCAGCTCTGGGAGACCACGATGAACCCGGAGACCCGGATCCTCCGGCAGGTCACCCTCGACGACGCCGCCCAGGCGGACGAGCTGTTCAGCGTCCTCATGGGCGAGGACGTCGAGGCGCGCCGCCAGTTCATCATTCGCAACGCCCGTGACGTCCGCTTCCTTGACGTCTGA
- the gnd gene encoding phosphogluconate dehydrogenase (NAD(+)-dependent, decarboxylating), whose amino-acid sequence MQIGMVGLGKMGGNMAERLRRGGHEVVGYDRNPAISDVGSLRELVDRLQAPRTVWVMVPAGDPTRTTIERLGELLSAGDLVVDGGNSHYRDDQVHADRLGARGIGFVDVGVSGGVWGLREGYALMAGGAPEHIERLMPIFTTLKPPGEDGFVHAGKVGAGHFVKMVHNGIEYGMMQSLAEGWELLEASDLVTDVLATFRSWRSGTVIRSWLLELLVRALEEDPHLSELKGYAEDSGEGRWTVQAAVEHAVPLPAITAALYARFTSRQADSPAMKMIAALRNQFGGHPVASAEGQTGKGADSPGADVIPPAEAER is encoded by the coding sequence ATGCAGATCGGCATGGTCGGGCTCGGCAAGATGGGCGGGAACATGGCCGAGCGGCTCCGCCGCGGCGGGCACGAGGTGGTCGGCTACGACCGCAACCCCGCGATCAGCGACGTCGGCAGCCTCCGCGAGCTCGTCGACCGGCTTCAGGCGCCCCGCACCGTCTGGGTGATGGTCCCGGCCGGTGACCCGACCAGGACGACGATCGAGCGCCTCGGCGAGCTGCTCTCGGCCGGCGACCTCGTGGTCGACGGCGGCAACTCGCACTACCGGGACGACCAGGTGCACGCGGACCGGCTCGGCGCCCGCGGGATCGGGTTCGTCGACGTGGGCGTCAGCGGCGGGGTCTGGGGGCTGCGCGAGGGCTACGCGCTCATGGCCGGAGGCGCCCCCGAGCACATCGAGCGCCTCATGCCGATCTTCACGACCCTCAAGCCGCCGGGGGAGGACGGGTTCGTCCACGCGGGCAAGGTGGGCGCGGGCCACTTCGTGAAGATGGTCCACAACGGCATCGAATACGGCATGATGCAGTCCCTCGCCGAGGGGTGGGAGCTCCTCGAGGCGAGCGATCTCGTCACCGACGTCCTCGCCACCTTCCGGAGCTGGCGCAGCGGGACCGTGATCCGCTCCTGGCTGCTGGAGCTGCTCGTCCGCGCGCTCGAGGAGGACCCGCACCTGTCCGAGCTGAAGGGCTACGCGGAGGACTCCGGCGAGGGCAGGTGGACGGTGCAGGCCGCGGTCGAGCACGCGGTGCCCCTCCCGGCCATCACCGCGGCGCTGTACGCCCGGTTCACCTCCCGCCAGGCCGACTCCCCCGCGATGAAGATGATCGCGGCGCTGCGCAACCAGTTCGGCGGTCATCCGGTCGCCTCGGCCGAGGGCCAGACCGGCAAGGGGGCCGACTCCCCCGGCGCGGACGTCATCCCACCGGCCGAGGCCGAGCGCTGA
- the recF gene encoding DNA replication/repair protein RecF (All proteins in this family for which functions are known are DNA-binding proteins that assist the filamentation of RecA onto DNA for the initiation of recombination or recombinational repair.) has product MYVASLSLTDFRSYAGVELELEPGVSAFIGANGQGKTNLVEALGYVATHTSHRVATDAPLVRHGAQRAIVRAAVVRDGRRALIELEINPGRANRARVNRALMPRPRDALGLLRTVLFAPEDIALVKGDPAERRRYLDELLIARAPRFAGVRADYERVLRQRNALLRSAAAARSGRRGARRAEDEAAFAAIGAGDVLATLDVWDAHLVRHGAELTAARMELVDALRSLTAKAYAALAPSSGAVDLEYRSAAVDAAAAAPSTGGPGGGDRREAVAEWLRAALAQARQAELERGVTLVGPHRDDLLLTLKGMPARGYASHGEAWSFALALRLAAYELLRADGGDPVLILDDVFAELDHDRRRRLAEIVAPAEQVLITAAVPDDVPDELSGARFDVTGGCVTRVR; this is encoded by the coding sequence GTGTACGTGGCGAGCCTGTCCCTCACCGATTTCCGGTCGTACGCCGGGGTCGAGCTGGAGCTCGAGCCCGGGGTCTCGGCCTTCATCGGGGCGAACGGGCAGGGCAAGACCAACCTGGTCGAGGCGCTGGGGTACGTGGCCACGCACACCAGCCACCGGGTCGCCACCGACGCGCCGCTGGTCCGGCACGGCGCGCAGCGGGCGATCGTCCGGGCGGCCGTGGTCCGGGACGGCCGCCGGGCGCTGATCGAGCTGGAGATCAACCCGGGCCGCGCCAACCGCGCCAGGGTGAACCGCGCCCTGATGCCCCGGCCGCGGGACGCGCTGGGGCTGCTGCGGACCGTGCTGTTCGCCCCCGAGGACATCGCCCTGGTCAAGGGGGATCCGGCGGAGCGGCGCCGGTACCTGGACGAGCTCCTCATCGCCCGCGCGCCCCGGTTCGCCGGGGTGCGCGCCGACTACGAGCGGGTGCTGCGGCAGCGCAACGCCCTGCTCCGCTCGGCGGCCGCGGCCCGGAGCGGCCGGCGCGGCGCGCGCCGGGCGGAGGACGAGGCCGCGTTCGCCGCGATCGGCGCCGGTGACGTGCTCGCCACGCTCGACGTCTGGGACGCCCACCTGGTACGGCACGGCGCGGAGCTGACCGCGGCCCGGATGGAGCTGGTCGACGCGCTCCGCTCGCTCACCGCCAAGGCGTACGCCGCGCTCGCCCCGTCCTCCGGAGCGGTGGATCTGGAATACCGGAGCGCGGCTGTGGACGCTGCGGCCGCGGCGCCGTCCACAGGCGGTCCCGGGGGTGGGGATCGCCGCGAGGCCGTGGCCGAATGGCTGCGCGCCGCGCTCGCGCAGGCCCGCCAGGCGGAGCTGGAGCGCGGCGTGACCTTGGTCGGCCCGCACCGGGACGACCTGCTGCTCACCCTCAAGGGCATGCCCGCGCGCGGGTACGCGAGCCACGGCGAGGCGTGGTCGTTCGCGCTCGCCCTCAGGCTCGCCGCCTACGAGCTCCTCCGCGCCGACGGCGGCGACCCGGTGCTGATCCTCGACGACGTCTTCGCCGAGCTCGACCACGACCGGCGCCGGCGGCTCGCGGAGATCGTCGCACCGGCCGAGCAGGTGCTGATCACCGCGGCGGTGCCGGACGACGTTCCGGACGAGCTCAGCGGTGCCCGTTTCGACGTGACCGGGGGGTGCGTGACCCGTGTCCGATGA
- the dnaN gene encoding DNA polymerase III subunit beta, with protein sequence MLFRIDRDQLAEAVAWTARSLPTRPSMPVLAGMRLEVTDDHRLKLSGFDYEVSAEVTLDLETGEPGVVLVSGRLLAEITRALPAQPVNFTLDGAKAVVTCGSTRFTLLTMPVEDYPSLPVMPPAAGRVGSDVFASAVAQVAVAVGKDDTLPMLTGVRMEIEGDLITLAATDRYRLAVRELKWEPAQPGLQAVAMIPGRTLADIAKALGGTGAEVEIALSSGGTGEGMIGFSSAGRRTTTRLLDPEFPKYRSLLPTEFSARADVATSAFVEAVKRVALVAERNTPVRLTFRGGEVVLEAGSGDEAQAVEVLPVDFEGDEITIAFNHQYLLDGLAVLDSDVARMQFTTPTKPAIITAGKPAGEEAASDYRYLIMPIRLSS encoded by the coding sequence GTGTTGTTCCGGATCGACCGCGACCAGCTCGCCGAAGCCGTGGCGTGGACGGCGCGCAGTCTTCCCACCCGGCCGTCGATGCCGGTGCTCGCCGGCATGCGGCTGGAGGTCACCGACGACCATCGGCTGAAGCTCTCCGGCTTCGACTACGAGGTGTCCGCGGAGGTCACCCTCGACCTGGAGACCGGGGAGCCCGGTGTGGTGCTCGTCTCCGGCAGGCTCCTGGCCGAGATCACCAGGGCGCTCCCCGCCCAGCCGGTCAACTTCACCCTCGACGGGGCCAAGGCGGTCGTCACCTGCGGCAGCACCCGGTTCACCCTCCTCACCATGCCGGTGGAGGACTATCCGTCGCTCCCGGTCATGCCCCCGGCCGCCGGGCGGGTCGGCAGCGACGTGTTCGCCTCGGCCGTCGCCCAGGTCGCCGTGGCGGTGGGCAAGGACGACACCCTGCCCATGCTCACCGGGGTGCGGATGGAGATCGAGGGCGATCTGATCACGCTCGCCGCCACCGACCGCTACCGGCTCGCCGTGCGCGAGCTGAAGTGGGAGCCGGCGCAGCCCGGCCTCCAGGCGGTCGCCATGATCCCGGGCCGTACGCTCGCCGACATCGCCAAGGCGCTGGGCGGCACCGGCGCCGAGGTGGAGATCGCGCTCAGCTCCGGCGGGACCGGCGAGGGGATGATCGGGTTCTCCAGCGCGGGGCGGCGCACCACCACCCGGCTGCTCGATCCGGAGTTCCCCAAGTACCGCTCGCTCCTGCCCACCGAGTTCAGCGCCCGCGCCGACGTGGCCACGAGCGCGTTCGTCGAGGCGGTCAAGCGCGTCGCGCTCGTCGCCGAGCGGAACACCCCGGTGCGGCTCACCTTCCGCGGCGGCGAGGTGGTGCTGGAGGCGGGCAGCGGCGACGAGGCCCAGGCGGTGGAGGTGCTCCCGGTCGACTTCGAGGGGGACGAGATCACCATCGCCTTCAACCACCAGTACCTGCTGGACGGCCTCGCCGTGCTCGACTCGGATGTGGCGCGGATGCAGTTCACCACGCCCACCAAGCCGGCGATCATCACGGCCGGCAAGCCCGCGGGTGAGGAGGCGGCCAGCGACTACCGCTACCTGATCATGCCGATCCGCCTGTCGAGCTGA
- the dnaA gene encoding chromosomal replication initiator protein DnaA, whose product MEGVDLDAVWARALRTLLDEGVSGQQRAFLQMTQPSGLINDTILLAAPNDFAKEVIEVRLRPLIAHALAQELGRPVRIAVMVDPSAVPDAGVDRPDRQPMTQPGQTGYPQHRPQTQPGFSTGLTTGSPGLATGGESAARHEAGPYSSSVPRPGGLAGEPRPEPRPEPAHQRWDSRPSRSSSEPARLNAKYTFETFVIGASNRFAHAAAVAVAEAPAKAYNPLFIYGDSGLGKTHLLHAIGHYAQSLYDGARVRYVSSEEFTNEFINSIRDHKADEFRARYRAVDILLVDDIQFLEGKEQTQEEFFHTFNTLHNASKQIVISSDRAPKQLVTLEDRLRNRFEWGLITDVQPPELETRIAILRKKAVQEGLAAPPEVLEYIASRISTNIRELEGALIRVTAFASLNRQPVDIELAEMVLKDLISEESSPEITISLIMSTTAEYFGVSIDDLCGSSRSRALVTARQIAMYLARELTDLSLPKIGQQFGGRDHTTVMHAERKIRSLMAERRSMYNQVNELTTRIKQRARNG is encoded by the coding sequence ATGGAAGGCGTGGATCTCGACGCTGTATGGGCTCGGGCGCTCAGAACCCTGCTGGACGAGGGCGTGTCCGGGCAGCAGCGCGCGTTCCTCCAGATGACCCAGCCATCCGGGCTGATCAACGACACGATCCTGCTGGCCGCTCCCAATGACTTCGCCAAAGAGGTCATCGAGGTACGGCTCCGGCCGCTGATCGCGCACGCGCTGGCGCAGGAGCTCGGGCGGCCGGTGCGCATCGCCGTCATGGTCGACCCGAGCGCGGTCCCCGACGCCGGTGTGGACCGGCCCGACCGGCAGCCGATGACGCAGCCGGGCCAGACGGGATATCCACAGCACCGCCCGCAGACGCAGCCCGGTTTCTCCACAGGGCTCACCACCGGTTCCCCAGGTCTCGCCACGGGTGGGGAGAGCGCGGCACGGCATGAGGCCGGGCCGTACTCGTCCTCGGTCCCGCGGCCCGGCGGGCTCGCGGGCGAGCCGCGGCCCGAGCCCAGGCCCGAACCGGCGCACCAGCGGTGGGACAGCCGGCCGAGCCGGTCGTCCAGTGAGCCCGCCCGGCTCAACGCGAAGTACACCTTCGAGACCTTCGTCATCGGGGCGAGCAACCGGTTCGCCCACGCCGCGGCCGTGGCGGTCGCCGAGGCGCCGGCGAAGGCGTACAACCCGTTGTTCATCTACGGCGACTCCGGCCTGGGCAAGACGCACCTGCTCCACGCGATCGGCCACTACGCGCAGAGCCTCTACGACGGCGCCCGCGTGCGGTACGTGAGCTCGGAGGAGTTCACCAACGAGTTCATCAACTCGATCCGCGATCACAAGGCGGACGAGTTCCGCGCGCGGTACCGCGCAGTCGACATCCTGCTCGTGGACGACATCCAGTTCCTGGAGGGCAAGGAGCAGACCCAGGAGGAGTTCTTCCACACCTTCAACACCCTCCACAACGCCAGCAAGCAGATCGTCATCTCCAGCGACCGCGCCCCCAAGCAGCTCGTGACGCTGGAGGACCGGCTGCGCAACCGCTTCGAGTGGGGCCTGATCACCGACGTCCAGCCGCCCGAGCTGGAGACCCGCATCGCGATCCTGCGGAAGAAGGCGGTCCAGGAGGGCCTCGCCGCGCCGCCCGAGGTGCTCGAGTACATCGCGAGCCGGATCTCGACGAACATCCGTGAGCTCGAGGGCGCCTTAATCCGGGTCACGGCGTTCGCCAGCCTCAACCGGCAGCCTGTGGACATCGAGCTCGCCGAGATGGTCCTCAAGGACCTGATCAGCGAGGAGTCCAGCCCCGAGATCACCATTTCGCTCATCATGTCGACGACGGCCGAGTACTTCGGCGTCTCGATCGACGACCTGTGCGGCAGCTCCCGCTCGCGGGCCCTCGTCACCGCGCGTCAGATCGCCATGTACCTCGCCCGTGAGCTCACCGACCTGTCCCTCCCCAAGATCGGCCAGCAGTTCGGCGGCCGGGACCACACCACCGTGATGCACGCCGAGCGGAAGATCCGTTCGCTCATGGCGGAGCGGCGCTCGATGTACAACCAGGTCAACGAGCTGACCACCCGCATCAAGCAGCGTGCGCGCAACGGTTGA
- the gyrA gene encoding DNA gyrase subunit A, whose product MTEVNTPPGPPADRIEVIDLQAEMQRSYMDYAMSVIVSRALPDVRDGLKPVHRRVLYAMFEGGYRPDRGYFKSSRIVGDVMGSYHPHGDASIYDTVVRLAQPWSLRYPLVDGQGNFGSPGNDPAAAMRYTESRMAPIAMEMLRDIDKDTVDFQPNYDGRSREPVVLPSRFPNLLVNGSSGIAVGMATNIPPHNLRETGEAVQWALEHPELSDEELLEGLIERIKGPDFPTGALIVGRRGIEEAYRTGRGSIIMRAVVELEEDAKGRQCLVVTELPYMVNPDNLALTIAELVREGKISGIADVRDESSSRTGQRLVIVLKRDAVPKVVLNNLYKHTQLQTTFGANMIALVDGVPRTLRLDQFVRHYIRHQIDVVVRRTRFLLRKAEERAHILRGLLKALERIDEVIELIRRSPSATEAQTGLMALLEIDEVQAQAILDMQLRKLAALERQQIQDEYDGLMAQIADYNDILGSEMRQRRLVSEELGEIIAKYGDERRTKITAYEGDMSEEDLIAEEDVVVTITRGGYAKRTSIDAYRAQRRGGKGVRGAQLRQDDIVEHFFVTSTHHWLLAFTNKGRVYRFKAYELPEAARDARGQHLANLLAMQPDEHVMEILSLRNYDEAPYLVLATRSGMVKKTRLAEYDSPRSGGLIAINLRDDDEVIAARLVSEEDDLLLVSKNAQAIRFKATDEVLRPMGRATAGVIGMRFAEGDELLAMEVIRDGDEEVLVATEGGYAKRTPADQYPVQGRGGKGVLTAKIVQSRGKLIGAIMVRPEDEVFAITSNGGVIRTRAAEIKRSGRQTMGVRLMHLSEGDSLVALARNAESLNNEENGAGDGV is encoded by the coding sequence GTGACCGAAGTGAACACTCCGCCTGGCCCGCCCGCCGATCGCATCGAAGTGATCGACCTCCAGGCCGAGATGCAGCGTAGCTACATGGACTACGCGATGTCGGTCATCGTGTCCAGGGCGCTGCCGGATGTACGTGACGGCCTCAAGCCCGTGCACCGCCGCGTGCTGTACGCGATGTTCGAGGGCGGGTACCGGCCTGATCGCGGTTACTTCAAGAGCTCGCGCATCGTCGGCGACGTCATGGGCTCCTACCACCCCCACGGCGACGCCTCGATCTACGACACGGTGGTACGGCTCGCGCAGCCGTGGTCGCTGCGTTACCCGCTCGTCGACGGCCAGGGCAACTTCGGCTCCCCGGGCAACGACCCGGCGGCGGCCATGCGGTACACCGAGAGCCGCATGGCGCCGATCGCCATGGAGATGCTCCGGGACATCGACAAGGACACCGTCGACTTCCAGCCGAACTACGACGGGCGGTCCCGGGAGCCGGTGGTCCTGCCGTCCCGCTTCCCCAACCTGCTGGTGAACGGCTCGTCCGGCATCGCGGTCGGCATGGCGACGAACATCCCGCCGCACAACCTCCGCGAGACCGGCGAGGCGGTCCAGTGGGCGCTCGAGCACCCCGAGCTCAGCGACGAGGAGCTCCTCGAAGGGCTGATCGAGCGGATCAAGGGCCCGGACTTCCCCACCGGCGCGCTCATCGTCGGCAGGCGCGGGATCGAGGAGGCCTACCGGACCGGGCGCGGCTCGATCATCATGCGCGCGGTGGTCGAGCTGGAGGAGGACGCCAAGGGGCGGCAGTGCCTGGTCGTCACCGAGCTGCCGTACATGGTCAACCCGGACAACCTCGCGCTCACCATCGCCGAGCTGGTCCGGGAAGGCAAGATCTCCGGCATCGCGGACGTCCGGGACGAGAGCTCCTCGCGCACCGGCCAGCGCCTGGTGATCGTGCTCAAGCGGGACGCGGTGCCGAAGGTCGTCCTGAACAACCTCTACAAGCACACGCAGCTCCAGACGACGTTCGGCGCCAACATGATCGCGCTGGTGGACGGCGTCCCGCGGACGCTGCGGCTGGACCAGTTCGTCCGGCACTACATCCGGCACCAGATCGACGTCGTCGTCCGCCGCACCAGGTTCCTGCTCCGCAAGGCGGAGGAGCGCGCCCACATCCTGCGCGGCCTGCTCAAGGCGCTGGAGCGGATCGACGAGGTCATCGAGCTCATCCGGCGCTCCCCGTCCGCCACGGAGGCGCAGACCGGGCTGATGGCGCTGCTCGAGATCGATGAGGTGCAGGCGCAGGCCATCCTCGACATGCAGCTCCGCAAGCTGGCCGCGCTCGAGCGGCAGCAGATCCAGGACGAGTACGACGGCCTGATGGCGCAGATCGCCGACTACAACGACATCCTCGGCTCGGAGATGCGCCAGCGGCGGCTCGTCTCGGAGGAGCTCGGCGAGATCATCGCCAAGTACGGCGACGAGCGGCGGACGAAGATCACGGCCTACGAGGGCGACATGTCCGAGGAGGACCTGATCGCCGAGGAGGACGTGGTCGTCACCATCACCCGCGGCGGCTACGCCAAGCGCACCAGCATCGACGCGTACCGGGCGCAGCGGCGCGGCGGCAAGGGCGTGCGCGGCGCCCAGCTCCGCCAGGACGACATCGTCGAGCACTTCTTCGTCACCTCGACCCACCACTGGCTGCTCGCCTTCACCAACAAGGGGCGGGTCTACCGGTTCAAGGCGTACGAGCTGCCCGAGGCCGCCCGGGACGCCCGCGGCCAGCACCTGGCGAACCTGCTCGCCATGCAGCCGGACGAGCACGTCATGGAGATCCTCTCGCTGCGGAACTACGACGAGGCGCCGTACCTGGTGCTCGCGACCCGCAGCGGCATGGTGAAGAAGACCCGGCTGGCCGAGTACGACTCGCCGCGCTCCGGCGGCCTGATCGCCATCAACCTGCGCGACGACGACGAGGTGATCGCGGCGCGGCTCGTCTCGGAGGAGGACGACCTGCTGCTCGTCTCCAAGAACGCGCAGGCGATCCGGTTCAAGGCCACCGACGAGGTGCTCCGCCCGATGGGCCGGGCCACCGCGGGCGTGATCGGCATGCGGTTCGCCGAGGGCGACGAGCTGCTCGCCATGGAGGTGATCCGGGACGGCGACGAGGAGGTGCTCGTCGCGACCGAGGGCGGGTACGCCAAGCGCACCCCGGCCGATCAGTACCCGGTTCAGGGCCGTGGCGGTAAGGGAGTGCTGACCGCCAAGATCGTGCAATCGCGTGGCAAGCTCATCGGTGCCATCATGGTGCGTCCCGAGGACGAGGTCTTCGCGATCACGTCCAACGGCGGGGTGATCCGGACCAGGGCGGCCGAGATCAAGCGGTCGGGCCGCCAGACCATGGGGGTGCGGTTGATGCACCTCTCGGAAGGTGACAGTCTTGTCGCCCTCGCCCGGAACGCCGAGTCGTTGAACAACGAGGAGAACGGGGCAGGAGACGGGGTATGA